From Myxococcus virescens:
CCTCCAGGCGCTTCCTCCACGTGGACGCGGCCGCCGTGCGCGTCGATGATTTGCCGGACGATGTGGAGCCCCAGCCCCAGGCCGCCGCGCCGCTGGGCGTTGTCGCCCTGGGTGAAGCGCTCGAAGACGCGATCCCGGTCCGCGGCGGGAATGCCCGGCCCGCTGTCCTGCACCACCAACCGGGTCCTGTCGGGTGTGTGCGTCAGCGACACCTTCACCGGCTTGCCCGTGCCGTAGCGGAAGGCGTTGGTGAGCAGGTTGCTCACCACCTGCTCCATGCGCAGCCGGTCGAAGCGGCACGGGGCCGGCGCGTCCACGTGCGAATCCAGGCGCACGCCCGCAAGGCGGGCCTCCTCCGCGAAGCGGGAGACGACGTCCGACACCACGCCTGCCAGGTCTCCGTCGGCGAACTGGAAGTCCAGCTTCCCCGTCTGGATGCGGCTGACGTCCAGCAGGTTGTCCACCAGCGCGCCCAGCCTGCGCAACTGGCGCTCCGTGTTGTCCAGCTTCCCGGCGACCTTGTCCGAGCCGAGCGTCGCGCCGGGTGTGGATGCGCCCAGGCGCCGCAGCAGCTGCAACTGGAGGCGCAGGGACGTCAGCGGCGTGCGCAGTTCGTGGCTGGCCATGGAGAGAAAGTCGTCCCGCGTGCGCACCGCCTGTTGCAGCGCGGCCTCCGTCTCCTTCAGCGCGGTGATGTCCAGGATGGCCCCGCGCACCACCACGACGTTGCCCGTGGCATCGCGAATCACCGTTGCCCGGCTGGTGAGCCAGTGCCAGCTCCCGTCCGGCCAGCAGGTGCGGAAGGTGGACGTGTAGGCGTCCACGTGCCGGGTGAAGAGCGCGGCGACCTGGGCCTCCACCTCCGCGCGGTCCTCCGGGTGGATGGAGGCGAGGAACTTCTCGTGCGTCCACTCCGCCTGCGGCTGTGCGTAGCCGTAGAGCCGGTCATGCGCCTCGGAGCGGAACACCTGGCCGGTGACGAGGTTCGTCTCCCAGACGGCCATCTGCGCGGAATCGAGCGCCACCTGGAAGCGCTCGCCCAGCTGGCGGAAGCGCTCCTCGGTGCGCGCCACTTCGTTCTCCGCGTGCTGGCGCTGGGTGATGTCCGTGGCCAGCACCCACGTCTCGTCACCCACCACGCGGACCGTCACCTCCAGCCAGGTTCGCGACGGCAGCTCCGCCAGGAAGCGGCCGCCCTCGCGCGTGGTCAGCGCCGTCATCAACCGTTCGTGCAGCACCGTGCCCGACAGCCCGGGCTGCGCAAGCCAGGGTTCGTGGCCGCGCACCTGCTCGGCCGACACACCCAGCAGGGCGGCGGCGTGCGTGTTCAGCTCGCGGACGCGGCCGTGGGCGTCGAGCGTGAAGAAGGCCTCGCCCATCATCTCCTGCAGCACACACAACCGGGCCTCGGCGGACAGGCCGACTTCGTCGGCGGCGTGAGCAGGCAGCTCGGTGGTGACTGCGGGGGGCGGCTCCGAGGGACGACCGGGCTCGGAAGACGGAGCGAGTCTCATGGGGGCCGGGAAGGTCTCCCGGCCATCCGGAGGCGTCAAGCCGCCCGGCGTGGCGCTCGCGGGGGCTCCTGGTGAGTCAGGAGGCTCACGGCGCCGGTCCCTGCGCCCCCGTTTTCGGCCCCCCCCAGGCCGCCCCGACTCGCCCATGCGCGCTCAGCCTCCGTTCGCTGCCGCCGTGGGGTCCACCAGGGGTTCAGGCATGACCCAGAGCGCCGTGGGCTGAAGATAGGCCGCGTCGAATGCGAAGAGAATGCCCGTCCAGCGGTCCCAGAAGAGGGCCCAGTTGTACTCAGTGGGCGGCGAGGTGAGCGGGTTGCCGTCGCGGTCCGGCTGGCTGTAGGCGAAGTCCGCGTACGTCCACGTCATCGTCCCGAAGTCCGTGGTCAGCAGCGGGGTGATGGCGCGCAGCAGTTCGACGCGAGAGACCTCGTCCGGGCGCTGGACGGCGGGGGAGAAGACAGGCTGGGCCATGTCGTGCTGCTCACGCCAGGCGATGTAGTTGTTTCCCATGGCGATCAGCGCGTCACGCGCGGCCGGCGTGGGCGCCAGGCGGGCCTCTTCGTACAGCGCGAAGGCCGCCACCAGCAGGCTCTTCCAGTGCATGCCGGGGAAGAGGGTGTCGAACTCGAACGGGCGCGGCGTGTCGAAGGCGTGCGCGAGCGCGTAGTCATACGCCTGACGGGACTGGGTGGGCACCGCGTCCACCAGCGTGAACTCCGTGAGCACGCGCTCGGGCGTCACCACGCCGGCCCCCGCGCGCCAGTCCATGTAGAGGCGCCCCGAGCCGCCAATGTCCGTGAAGATGGCGAGGTTGCTCTCGTTCAGCGTGTGCTCCAGCGTGTCCACGATGCGCTCCGCCTTGTCGAGCGGGAGCACGCCTGGCGCGCTCGCGTAGAGCGCGGCGAAGCGGGCCGTGGTGGTGAGCAACGTGCGCGCGTCCAGCAGGGCCGCGCCATTGAGCGCCGTGGTGAGCGAGGCGAGCGACGCCGCCACGTCGAAGGGCAGGCCCGACAGCACCAGTTGCAGGCCCAGTTGCTGGACGGACAGATGCAGGGCGCCCGTGAGGCCCACGCGTCCCAGCGCCTGCTGAAGCGACAGGGACGGCTGGACGCGGGCGGCGCGGATGACGCTGCGGGCCAGTGACGCGCCGAGAAGGCCTTCGCCGCCGGTGCGAGAGGCATGCGGCGCGAAGACGAACCAGTTGGGCCGCACGGCGCTGGTGCCACCCGGGGTGAGGGTGGGGTCCAACAGCCCGCCGATTTCATAGGCCAGTTCGATGTAGCCCGCGGTGATGCGGTTGTTGTCCTCCAGCGGCGTGGTTTGGGCGTGGGACGTCGAGGCCAGCAGCACGCTCGCGACGAGCAGCGCGCGGGGCAGGCCCAGGGGGATGGGACGGGATGGGGTGAGGTGCATGAGAGAGGGAAGTAGCCACGCCCATGCGCCTTCCAATCCATTCCGCCACGCGCACGCGTCAAGCGTCCAACAGCAGACGCTCGCGCGGCTCACCTCACGGGCAGGGGCCGCAATCCTGTGCGCAACTGTCGTACCGGTTGGAGGTGCCACACTGCTCCGTGGCCTGACATACGCTGTCTCCACACACATTCACATTCGTGGGGGACAGCCGCGTGGTGATGGGGCGGTAGGTGACACCGCCGAGCGTGCACGTCTCGTAGTAGAGGCCGCTCGAGTCCAGCGCGCAGTGGGACGTGCAGGCGCCCACGTACACCATGGGGGCGCAGGGCACGAGCGTCTCCGTGCCATCGTGGAGCAGGCCCGCGCAGGCGCGCGAGGTGCTCTCCTGGGGGCTCAGCGGAGCGCGCTCCGCGCCCACGTGGACGCCTTCGGAGTTGAAGAGGTTGCCGAAGAAACACGACTCCTGCCGGGAATGCGTGGCGAGCTCCTGCGCCGTGTAGGGAATGACGGCGCCAGCGCCGTCCAGGCCGAGGATGGAGATGAGCAGCTCCTCGCCCAGCCGGTTGGCGTGGGCCGCCAGGCACGCGGAGACGACCTGCTGTTCGGCCAGCGTGGCCGGGCTGCCGCTGGCCCAGTCCGGCGCCAGCCCCAGGCCACCTTCCCACATGTACGACAGCTCCATCACGGGCTCTGTGTAGGTCCGCGTCTGCCCCGCGGGCACGGCGCAGCGGACCACGTAGCGCATCGCCATGTCGGCCAGTGAGGGATTGGCCTGGAACCAGGTGTTGAAGGCCTCCGACGACAGGCCATTGAAGGACAGCCCGTTGAATGACAATCCATTAAAGGACAACCCGTTGAATGACAGGCCATTGAAGGACAGCCCGTTGAACGACTCCTGCGGCTGCGTCCGCGCGCCGGTCGGGGACGCGGCGTCTGGCGGCGGAGGCTCGCAGCCAGCAATGCCAAGCATCGTCAGGGCGAGCATCGGAAACGTCTTCGGAAGCAGTGTCTTTTTCATCGACTCCCCAGTGGGTCCAGGTCGCCGGACGGCTCGCGGTGCAAGTGTCCGGGCGGGGCCACCCCGAGGAGTGCGGGCAGGGTGAAGGGTGGCCGGCGCGAAAAATTGCACCAGGGATGCGTGCGGGCAACCCGTACCCGCGGGCAATGTTTGTAGTCGCTGACAGTCGAGGCGTGCTGGAGGTGGGCAGGGGGTTCACACTGGCGGTGCCTCCTGGGGCGAGGGTGCCGTGGCGTTGTGGACGCGTCCGCGCGCGAGCGTCTCGTGCCGGATGCTGTCTGTGTTGAGGCCCGGAGCATGTGCCCGTCACGCATGGGCGGTGTTCGTTCCGCGTGGTGTCATCTCTTCAGCGGGAACGGGCATCGCAGGAGCGTGCGATGGGTGATGTGTCCTCCAGAAGGTTGGCAGGCTCCGCGGCGGGCATGCTGAGGGCACTGCCCGGCCAGGAGTCCCAGCCGGCCTCCGCGACGCCTCCCGAGGGCTCCGTGGCGCTGGTCTTCACCGACGTCCAGGGCTCCACGCGGCTGTGGGAGCGTTGTGGCGCGGGCATGCGTGATGCGCTGGAGGTGCATGACCGCGTCCTGCGCTCCCTGCTGGTCGGCAGCACCGGCTACGAGGTGAAGACGCAGGGGGACTCCTTCATGATTGCGTTCCCCTCGGTGCTGGAGGCGCTGACGTGGTGCCTGGCTGCGCAGGACGCGCTGCTGCGCGCGCCCTGGCCGGTGGACATCCTCTCCCAGCCCGAGGCCGCCGAAGAGGTGGGGCCCGGAGGCCTGTTGTTCCGGGGCCTGCGGGTCCGCATGGGCGTGCACGTGGGCGAGCCGGAGTGCCGCGTGGACGCGCGCTCCGGCCGGACGGACTACCTGGGCCGCATGGTGAACGTGGCGGCGCGCGTGGCGGCCGCGGGCCATGGAGGTCAGGTCCTGGTGAGTGGCGGCGCCTGGGCGCAGGCCGCGCAGGCGTTGGAGCCGCTGGGCCGGCCCGCGGTGCGTCCCCTGGGCGCGTTCCGATTGAAGGGCATCGATGATGCCGTGGCCCTGGTGGAGGTGCTGCCCGCGCACCTGTCGGAGCGGCGCTTCGGGGTTCCACGTGCGCCGAGAGATCGCCAGGGGAACGTGCCCGTGCTCCAAGAGGGACTGGTGGGGCGAGGCCTCGAACTCGGGCAGCTCCGCCGCTGGCTCGCGGATGGCGCGCGGCTCGTCACGCTGCTGGGGCCGGGTGGCATGGGCAAGACCCGGCTGGCCACGTCCTTTGGTGCGCTGGAGCTGGAGTCGGGGGAATGGGAGGGCGGGGTGTGGCTGTGTGAGCTGGCCGAGGCCCAGACAGCGGAGGCGCTCTGCCTGTCGGTGGGCCATGCGCTGGGAATCCCCCTGCGCGCGGATGGTGACCCGACCGAGCCGGCGGAGCGGCTGGGGCGCGCGCTGAACGACTGTGGTGACGTGCTGCTCATCCTCGACAACCTGGAGCAGGCCGTGCAGCACCTGCCCGCCACGTTGGGGCGCTGGCTCCAACTGGCGCCTCGCGCGCGCTTCCTGGCGACGTCGCGCGAGGCACTGAGCCTACCCGGGGAGCGACTGCTGGACCTGGCGCCGCTCTCGGTGCCGGAGGAGGGCGAGTCCCGGCTGGAGGAGCTGGTCCGGTCGGACGCGGTGCGCCTGTTCGCGCAGCGGGCGCGTGAAGCCCGAGGCTGCTTCGAGCTGACGGCCGGCGAGGCGCCGATGGTCGCGGACATCGTGCGGCAGCTGGATGGAATCGCGCTGGCCATCGAGCTGGCCGCCGCGCGCATGGCGCTGTTGAGCGTGAGCCAGCTTCGGGAGCGGCTCACGCGTCGCTTCGAGCTCCTGCGCACGGGACGGCGTGATGGCCGCGCGCGGCAGGCGACGCTGCGAGGAGCCATCGACTGGTCCTGGAACCTGCTGGAGCCGGAGGAGCGGGCCGCGCTGGCGCGCTGCTCGGTGTTCCGTGGCGGCTTCTCGCTGGAGGCGGCGGAAGCGGTGCTGGGGCTGCCCCCGGACGGGCCCTCCGTGCTGGACGTGCTCCAGTCGCTGCGCGTCAAGTCGCTCTTGCGCGTGCTGGAGGCGGAGCTGCCCGGCGGTGACTCCCGGCTGGGCCAGTACGAGAGCATCCGTCAGTACGCCGCGGCCCGGCTGGCCGAAGAGGGCGTGGGCAATGCGGCCGCGTTGGCGGAGCGGCACGCGGATTGGTACCTGTCGCTGGCCCACGGCCTGCGCGCGCAGGTGCGCAGCCAGGGCGGCGCGGAGGCCTTGCAGCGGCTGGCCCTGGAGCGGGAGAACCTCCTGGCGGCGTGTGACAACGCCCTGGCCGTGACGCCCGCGACGTCGCGTTCGGTGGAGCGGGCGCTGGAGGCGTTGGTGGCGCTGGAGCCGGAGGTGGTGACGCGCGGCCCGGTGCGCTTGTTGCTCGAACGGTTGGACGCGGCGCTGGCGTTGACGGACCGGGTGATGGGCGCGCCCAGGTTGGTGGCCGAGGCCGTGGCGGTGCGTGGCCGCGTGTTCCTGGAGGCGGGCGACCTGGTGTCGGCCCGCCGGGATTTGGAGTGCGCACGCGCATCACTGAGGACGCTGGGCGCGGTGGCGGGCGAGAAGCGCGTGCTGGTGGACCTGTCGATTGTGGCTCGGCACGAAGGTGAGCTGTCCCAGGCCTGGGCGCTGGTGCGCGAGGCGCGGCTGTTGTCGTCGGAGGGCGACCGCTGGCTGGACGCCTACACCGTGGGAAACCTGGGGCTGGTGGAGCAGGCCCGCTGCGGCGCGGAGGCTGCCATTCCCCACCTGCGCGCGGCGCAGGCGCTCTTCCACGGCGTGGGCGACGTGACGTTCGAGGTGGGCTTCCTGTCCAACTGCGCGGTGGCCATCGGGGAGATGGGGCGCACGCGCGAGGCGATGAGCCTGCTGGAGGACGCGATGGTGCGCTCGGCCAGTGTGGGAGACCGGGCGGGGCATGCGCTGGCTCGCCTCAACCTGGGCTGCTACCTGCTGGAGGAGGGGCGCCCGCAGGAGGCGCGCGAGCACCTGCTTGCCGCTGCGCGCATTGGCCGGCAGTTGGGGCAGCGGCTGCTGGAGGGCACCGCGCTGGGCGAGCTGGGGCGCGCGGAGTTGGCCCTGGGGTCGTGGAGCGAAGCCTGGGCCCGGCTGTCGGAGGCGGTGTCCGGCCTGGGGCGCGTGTCGCGCGGGCAGGTGCTGCGCTTCGCGGTGTACCGGGCCGTGGTGGAGGCGTGCGTGGGAGACGCAGCGGCGGCGGAGGCGAGCTTCGTCGTGCTGGAGGGCGCGCCGGAGCTGCGGGACGACCCGGTGCTGCGTGAGCTGGCCGCGCTGCTTCGCGCGGTGGTGGACCTGGCGGAGGCCAGGGCGGCCCGGGACGACGTCGCGCGGGTGCAGCGGGCTTTCGAGTCGGTCCGCCAGCGCATCGCGCGGGCCCGGAGCGCCCCGCCAGAGGCCGCCTCGTCGGACCTGCGTGGCGCGCTGGGCTTTCTGGAGGAAGCCCTGTGGCGGCTCACCTCGGAGCCCGAGGACGTGGAGGCCCTGGAGGTGGAGGGCCGGGGCGCCCCTGTCTGCGCCGGGGCTGCTTGACGCCCCTGAAACGGCTGTGCTTCAAGCGGCGCTTCCATGCCCGAAGCGCGCGTCACCTTCGTCTCCGTCGCCTCGCGTGAGTGCCGCCCATGAGGCCCGCCCTGCCCGAGCGGCTGCGGCGCATCCTGGACACGGTTGCATCGTTCGTCGTGGCGCACGCGGGCCCGCTGGGGGCCGCTGGGGTGGGGCTGTTGGCGTTCCTGGCCATCTACGGTCCGGCGGCGCTGAATCCCACCCGCCTGTCGTGGCTCATCCGTGACGACTTCAGCCAGCACCTGCTGGGCTGGCTGTTCTTCCGCAACGAGCCGCTCCGCTTCCCGCTGGGCGCCATCGACGGCTACCTGCATCCGCTCGGGACGACGCTCGGCTACATGGATGCCATCCCCTGGGTGGCGCTGCTGCTGCGGCCGTTCTCCAGCCTGCTGCCCGCCGACTTCCAATACATCGGTCCGTGGATGTGCTTGTGCCTGGTGCTCCAGGGCGCCTCGTCCGCGTGGGTGGCGCGGCGGATGGGCGCGACGGTGCCGCAGCAGTGGCTGGTGGGCGCGCTGCTCGTGCTGTCGCCCACGCTGCTGGCGCGCATGAGCATGGCGCACGAAGCGCTGTGCGCGCACTGGGCCATCGTGCTGCTGGTGGGGCTGAACCTGATTCCGCATCGGGATGCGCGCGAGGCGAAGCAGGCGCTGGGCATCGCGCTGGCGCTGTGCGTGTTCGCCGCGGGCGTGCACCCCGTGATTACCGCCATGGTGCTGCCGCTCGCGCTGGCGTTGTGCATGCGGACCGCGCTGGAGCGGAGGCTGCCCTGGCGGTGGCCCCTGCTGGGCGCCGTGGTGAACGTGGGCGTGGTGCTGGTGCTGTTCTACGTGCTGGGCTACCTCGGCACGGTCCGCACCCTGGGCGCTGGCGCCTTCGGTGGGTTCTCCGCGGACCTCCTGGCGTTCGTCAATCCGATGGGCTACCGGGAGTCCTGGTCGCGCTTCCTGGGGGCGCTGCCGAGGCAGGGCGCCCAGTACGAAGGCTTCGGCTACCTGGGGCTGGGCGTGCTCTTCGCGCTCTGGGCCGCGCTCATCCTGCTCGTGCGGGACGCGCCGCTCGTCGCGCGGCAGTGGCGCAGGCTGGCGCCGGTGGGGCTGGTGGCGCTGGGCCTGGGCTTCTTCGCGCTGTCCTCGCGCATCACCCTGCAAGGCGAGCTCATCGCGGACCTGACGGGCCTCTATGCGCCGGTGATGCGGTGGGTGGAGCCCTTCCGTTCCTCCGGCCGCTTCGTGTGGCCGCTGTACTATCTGCTGGCGCTGGGCTCCGCGCTCGCGCTCATCCGCCTGCCTCGGCCCACGGTGGCGCCGTCGCTGCTGGCCCTGGCGCTGGTGCTGCAGGGCTTCGATGTGAACCTGGGGCGGGGCCACCAAGCGAAGGAAGGGCCGGCCTGGAACACGCAGCCGTCCGAGGCGCTGCGCGAGGCCGCCGTGGGACGCAAGCACCTGGTGCTCTACCCGCCGCAGATACATGACGGCTCCGGGCGGGGTTGCCGCGCCGGGCCCATGGACTTCCACCGCTGGGCCTATCGCGCCTACCTGCTGGGGCTCACCTTCAACAGCGGCTACGTCGCGCGACTGGATGACGCGCGCGCGCAGCCCTACTGCCTGGGGCTCGACGACGATATCCGGGCGGGCAAGCTCGACCCGGAGACCCTCTACCTCTCCATTCCGCAGCGGCTCCATGAGTTCCGCGCCATTCGCGGTACGCGCTGTGTGCAGGAGGAGCGACTGTGGATGTGCGTCCTGGAGCAGGCGCCCGCGGCTCCGCTGGAGCGCGCCTCGCCCTGAGTCCGGAGGGAGGACAGGGGGCGCGAGAGGGGGTATGGAAGGTGCGTGAGCGCTTCCTCTTCTCGCGGCATCCTCTTCGACCTCGACGGCACGCTGGTGGACTCGCTGCCGGACATCATCGACAGCTTCCTCCACGCCTTCGGGCACCTGGGGCTTCCGGCGCCGACCTACGAGCAGGTGCGTGCGCTCATCGGCCATCCGTTGGACTGGATGTACGGCCAGTTCGCGCCGGACCACGTCCCCGCGTTGTGCGTGGCCTACCGTGAGCACTACCCGCTCAACTTCCACCGGCGCTCGCGGCCCTATCCGGGCGTGGTGGAGGTGCTGCGCGCGCTGCGCGAGCGGGGCTACCTGCTGGCGGTGGCCACCACGAAGCGCCCTGACATGGCGCGCAAGTTCGTGGACGCCATGGGCCTGGGCTCGCTGCTCCACCACGTCCAGGGCACGGATGGCTTTCCGCACAAGCCCGCGCCCGACGTCATCCACCACGCGCTGGCGGCGCTGGGCACGGGCGGGCTGTGGATGGTGGGGGACACCGCGCTGGACTTGCGCGCGGGGCAGGCCGCGGGGCTGCGGACCTACGCCGTCACCTGGGGCACGCATCCGGTGGATGTGCTCGCGAGCGCCTCACCGGACGAGCTTCAGCCGGACCTGCAGCGGCTCCTGACGCACCTGCCGCCACTGGCGTGACAGCGGGCGTCTTCGGAGGTTGAAGCCAGCGCACGGCCCACCTGGATGACGGGGGGCAGGGCCTCGGGCGCTGGCCTCAGGTCGCGCTCAGTCCGCCGCCATCCCCGGGCACTTGCCCGTGTCCAGGTACTTCGCGTTCCGGTGGATTTCGGAGCTCAGCTTGTCCTGCCGGGCCGGGTCGACGGCGGTGTAGACGATGACGACGCCCTCCGGTGAGTCATGCACGCTGGCGATGGACGGCACCGACGGTGCGCCCGCGGAGCCCGGCTCCTCGCGGCCGCCCATCTCGTTGTAGTCCACGCCCGGTGGCTGGGCCATGCCGCTGCCGCCCGTGCCGTGCTCCTGCTGGAACTGCATCATCCTCCGGCTGCGCTGCTGGAGGTCCGCCACCTTGTCGGTTTCCGGCGTGACGATGATGAGGGCCACGCCCTCCGGGATGTCCTCCGCCCGCGCCTGCGCGCCCGACACGTCCATGGGGCAGTCCGTTTTCATCTCCGCCTGTGCGTTGGGCGGCAGGCCTTCGCCCTGCCGTGGCATCTGCTGCGCCGTGGGTGGCATCCCGCCCTGGGATGTCTTGGCATTTCTGGAGCAGCCGACCGAGAAACACATCACCGCCGAGGCGGCCAGCGCCGCCGGGAACCTGAGTCTGGACATGAGCCCCCCTTTGCTGAAAGTCCTGCGCGCAGAAGGTGGGGAGCGGTGCGCGGCGGTGGCAATACGCACTGACGTACCAGAGGGCCCGCCTCGGGGCCGATGCGCGTATTCGCGGCGCGACGGATGCGGCCTCGGTTCACGTCAGCCGCGAGACATCCTCGGGCGTGTCCACGTCGTCGCCCCCCCCGGGCAGCGGGACGTCCACCACGCGCGAGGCCACGCGCGCAATCACACCGCGCGCGCCCTGGTCCGGGCTGAGCGCCTCCAGCTCCGGGAAGACGTCACGCGCGAAGAGGGCGGGGACGCCTCGCGTGTCCTCGTAGGCGGAGGCCACCACGGACGCGCGAGTCCGTTCAAAGGTATCCAGCAGCGTGCGCAAGTGCGCGGCATCCACGCGAAGCTGGTCGCACAGCAACACGAGCACGGCGTCCAGCGCGGGGGGCTCCGTCTCCCGCAGCGCGCCGAGCCCCGCGCGCAGGGAGCCTCCAGGGCCCGCGGCCCAGTCCGCATGGTCCACGGTGCGCACGGCGAGGCCCGTGAGCTCCGCTGCGACCGCATCCCGCGACGCGCCCAGCACCACCACCACGGGGCCGCACCGCAAGGATGCCGCGGCCTCGGCGGCGCGCCGCACCAGCGTCGAGCCCTGGTAGCGCACCAGCTGCTTGGGGTGGCCCAGCCGCGAGGAGCCGCCCGCGGCCAGCAGCACCACGCCCACCGTCATGCGAGCCTCCGCACCGGCGGGGGCGCGGCGGTGTGGATGGGCGCGCGCCGCTCGCGAAGCTTGCCGCCCTCGCGTCCGGCGACCACCGCTTGAAGCTCGGCGATGATGGACAGGGCGATTTCCTCCGCGCCTTCCGCGCCCAGGTCCAGGCCCACGGGCGCGTGCAGCTTCTCCAGGTGCGCGTCGGTGGGCGGGGAGGGCAGCTCCGCGAGCAATCGCTCGGTGCGCGAGCGAGGTCCCAACACGCCCAGATAGCGCAGGGGCCGTGGGAGGAGCCCCGCCAGCAGCTCGCGGTCCTGCGGCAGGCTGTGTGTCATCAGCACGGCCAGCGCACGGGGCGACAGGGGCACCGCACCGGGTGCGTCCGGAGCCTTCGCCGACACCACCGCATGGGCCTGGGGAAAGCGGCGCCGCAGGGCCTGCGCGGGCCGGTCCGCCACCACCGTGACATGCCAGCCCAGGGCCGCGGCCTGGTTCACCACCGGGGCCACGTCGAAGCCGCTGCCGAAGAGCACCAGGGGATGGGGCGGCTCCACGACTTCCACCAGCACGTCCGCGCCGCCGCAGGGGCCACTCCACGTCCGGCCCGCCTCCAGCGCCTCGCGTGCGGCTTCGCGCACGGCGTCTCCCAGTGCGCCGGACAGCTGGCCCGTTTCGGTGCCGTCATCGCGGAGCCTCAAGCGGGCACCCACGGCGTTCGCGGGGCCCCGGTACACCGTCGCCACCACCGCCCGGCGTCCCGCTTCTCGCGCCTCGGCGGCGAAGGCGAGGGCCTCGCCCGCGCCCGCCTCCCAGCGCTCCAGCAGCACGTCCACCACGCCGTTGCAGCCCAGCGCGAAGGAGAAGGCACCTTCGTCCTCCGCGGTGTCGCTGGTGGAGTCGTAGCGCAGCAGGCGGGGCCCGGTGTTGGTCCAGAAGAAGGCCTTGCGGACGACGTCGGCCTCCAGGCAGCCGCCGCTGATGCCGCCCGCGAGCCATCCGTCCTCGCTCATCAACATCCGCGCACCCGGCCGCCGGTAGGCGGAGCCCGATACCTCGACCACCGTGGCCAGGACCAGGGGGCCGCGAGCTTGCGCCCGCGCGCGGAGGATGGCGTCCAGGTCCTTCATGTCTCGTCGTCCTTGGTGGGGGTGACTGGAACGCGACGAGAAACTGTAGTCGGCGCCATTCCATCCCGGCCAGTGACGTTCTTTCGCGGGAGCGCCCCGGGGCGGGCCTGGGGCGACACTCGACACACGCGGCGACTGGATGAATCCTCGCGGCTGGGGTGTAGTTCCCATCCGCATGCCCGTCCTGCGTTACGCCTTCACCCTGAATGCCGTGCGTGAGCTCGGCCGTCTGGCTCCGGACATCGCCCGGGCACGGGCGGAGGCGGCTCTGGACACGAGCCTCCTGCACATCCGCGAAGCCTGCACGGCCGCGCTGGGCATGGAGTTCGAGACCCTGGTGTGCTTCGACGCGCGCTCCGTGGTCCGCCTGTTCTCACACGCGGAGCAGGCCCGCATCCTGGCACGGCTGGTGGACGAGCGGGCACGCACGCTGGCGCGGCTGGGTCGCTTCCAGGAGGCGCTCGAGGACACCGTCTACGCGGGGCAGTTGCTGGCGTGCTCGCGCCAGCGCTTCGGCCTGCCCAAGGATGCACGCGCGGCGGAGACGCTGGAGCGCGAGGTGCCCGAGCTTCGTTGACCCACGCGTCGTGGGCCGCGCTTCACCGGGAGCGCTCG
This genomic window contains:
- a CDS encoding XdhC family protein yields the protein MKDLDAILRARAQARGPLVLATVVEVSGSAYRRPGARMLMSEDGWLAGGISGGCLEADVVRKAFFWTNTGPRLLRYDSTSDTAEDEGAFSFALGCNGVVDVLLERWEAGAGEALAFAAEAREAGRRAVVATVYRGPANAVGARLRLRDDGTETGQLSGALGDAVREAAREALEAGRTWSGPCGGADVLVEVVEPPHPLVLFGSGFDVAPVVNQAAALGWHVTVVADRPAQALRRRFPQAHAVVSAKAPDAPGAVPLSPRALAVLMTHSLPQDRELLAGLLPRPLRYLGVLGPRSRTERLLAELPSPPTDAHLEKLHAPVGLDLGAEGAEEIALSIIAELQAVVAGREGGKLRERRAPIHTAAPPPVRRLA